The Pseudomonadota bacterium genomic interval GCGCGGACCGTCTGCGCGAGCGACAAGAACGTGAACGGTTTGCGGAGGTAGCCCGCGACGCCGTGCCTGTCCAGGCTCACCGCGCTCGTCCCGTCCATGTAGCCCGACGTGATGACGACCGGGACTCGGACGCCGCGCTCCCGCATCAGCTCGAGCGTCCGCACGCCGTCCATCTCGGGCATGACGACGTCGAGCAGCACGAGATCGAAGCGGGCCTCCGGCTCCGCCAGCCGCGCGAGGGCGGTCGCGCCGTCCGGGCAGCACGTGACCTCGTAGCCGAGCTCCGTGAGCATGTCGTGGATGGTGGTGCGCAGCATCTCGTCGTCGTCGACGACGAGCACGCGGCCTTTGCCGCGGGGCAGGTGCGGATCCTCGGGCTCCGCCGGGAGGAGGCTGGCGCGCGCCCGCGTGAGGAACATCTTGAACAGCGAGCCGCGCCCGACCTCCGACTTCACCGTGACGAAGCCGCCGTGCTGGCGCGCGATGTTGTAGACCATCGAGAGGCCGAGCCCGGTCCCCTCGCCGGGCGGCTTCGTCGTGAAGAACGGATCGAAGATCTTCTCGAGCACCGCCTCGTCCATGCCGATGCCGTCGTCCTCGACCTCGATGCAGCAGTAGTCCTCTTCGTGTTCGACGCTCGGCTGGCGCTCGAGCGCCACCTCGGCCGGTTCGGCGTCGCGGACGCGGATGATCAGGGCCCCGCGCGACGACATCGCGTCCCGGGCGTTGATGCACAGGTTGAGCAGTGCCTGGGTCAGCGACGTGGCGTCGCCTCGGACGATGAGCGGCGCGTCGGTCTCGATGACCGAGATCTCGACCCCCGCGCCGAAGGTGTTGCGGCAGAGGTTCGCGACGTCCCGGGCGAGCGTGTTCAGGTCGAGCGGCGCCGTCTCGACGATCGATGTCCGCGAGAACGTGAGCAGACGCTTGACGACCATGCGGGCGTTCTCGCCGCACTCCTGGACGACGGCCAGCTGTTGCGCGAGCTTCTCCCGGGTCGCCCCGGGATCGAGCTTCGTGATGAGGCGCTCCGCCAGCGAGGTCGATCCGATGATGCTGCCGAGGATGTTGTTGAAGTCGTGGGCCAGGCCGCCCGCGAGGCGCCCGATGGTCTCCATCTTCTGCGACTGGGCGAGCTGCCGCTCGAGGTGGACCTGTTCCGCCACGTCCCGCACGCTCATCGCGAACGCCTCCGTGCCCTGGTACTCGACCGGCGCCGCGACGGTCCGCACCGGGGTGGCGCTGCCGTCGGCGCGGAGCAGCGACGTCGGGCTGTCGAGCATGTCGCC includes:
- a CDS encoding response regulator, whose translation is MSVHPKRRSWFKQASTDAPLKDGERLVSLVRLVIASISLPIVLTYFGTTSEAVWTPLFLSGTGIITWAAMSAVYLLVISKGWYRPWLSFFSTAVDILFVTLMQIAFIAVLPLNFVNGPITTLYFVMLGLAALRKSRKLVLFAGIGSAAVHLALSAVCFRLYLPSGYLLAFLGSTPIEITFIDEIAIALCLAVVGWIIGHVTRELRVSERHYHDLFEHVPDGIVIVSRNTTILAVNKRFVEMAGDPQLPVVGRKVADFLRVDAQTQRPSHAPGDMLDSPTSLLRADGSATPVRTVAAPVEYQGTEAFAMSVRDVAEQVHLERQLAQSQKMETIGRLAGGLAHDFNNILGSIIGSTSLAERLITKLDPGATREKLAQQLAVVQECGENARMVVKRLLTFSRTSIVETAPLDLNTLARDVANLCRNTFGAGVEISVIETDAPLIVRGDATSLTQALLNLCINARDAMSSRGALIIRVRDAEPAEVALERQPSVEHEEDYCCIEVEDDGIGMDEAVLEKIFDPFFTTKPPGEGTGLGLSMVYNIARQHGGFVTVKSEVGRGSLFKMFLTRARASLLPAEPEDPHLPRGKGRVLVVDDDEMLRTTIHDMLTELGYEVTCCPDGATALARLAEPEARFDLVLLDVVMPEMDGVRTLELMRERGVRVPVVITSGYMDGTSAVSLDRHGVAGYLRKPFTFLSLAQTVRATLGAYSGSSYSPSQTPTSRMT